The genomic DNA TACTTCTGCGCGATTTGTGTGCCGGTGATGTAGACAGTGCTCAGCGCTTAGGTGCTCTAGAACTATCTGAAGAAGATTTAGCCTTATGTACTTATGTTTGTTCCGGCAAATATGAGTACGGTGAATTACTTCGTGAGTGTCTAGACACAATAGAGAAGGAAGGTTAAGACATGTTGAAGAAATTTATTGAAGACATCGAACCTCATTTTGAAGCCGATGGTAAATGGGAAAAGTGGTATCCCCTTTATGAAGCTGCTGCAACGGTGTTTTACACACCGGGTACAGTAACGAAAACCAAATCCCATGTACGTGACAGTGTCGATCTTAAGCGCATCATGATCATGGTATGGTTTGCCGTTTTTCCTGCCATGTTTTGGGGAATGTACAACACCGGTAACCAAGCCATCACAGCGTTGACTTTCTTGCACTCAGGTGCGGATTTAGCCACGTTAGTTGCAGGTAACTGGCATTACTGGTTTACAGAAATGCTAGGTGGCACGATAAGTGCCGATGCCGGGTGGGGCAGTAAGATGCTCCTTGGTGCGACCTACTTCTTACCTATCTATGCGACGGTATTTATCGTGGGTGGTTTCTGGGAAGTCCTGTTCTGTATTGTGCGTAAGCACGAAGTGAATGAAGGCTTTTTTGTCACCTCAATTTTATTCGCATTAATTGTTCCGCCAACATTGCCACTATGGCAGGCCGCACTTGGTATTACCTTTGGTGTGGTTGTGGCTAAAGAAATTTTCGGTGGTACTGGCCGTAACTTCTTAAACCCTGCATTGGCTGGTCGTGCGTTCTTATTCTTTGCTTACCCTGCTCAAATTTCTGGTGATTTAGTTTGGACTGCGGCAGACGGCTTCTCTGGTGCTACGGCACTTAGCCAGTGGGCTCAAGGAGGAAACGCTAACCTAATCAATAACGTAACGGGTCAATCTATTTCTTGGATGGATGCGTTTATCGGTAATATCCCAGGCTCAATCGGTGAGGTCTCGACCTTATTCTTGATGCTAGGTGCGTTGATGATTGTCTACATGGGCATTGCATCATGGCGCATTATTGCCGGTGTAATGATTGGCATGATTGCAACAGCAACGCTGTTTAATCTAATTGGTTCTGATACCAATGCGATGTTTAGTATGCCTTGGCATTGGCACTTAGTACTTGGTGGCTTTGCATTTGGTATGTTCTTCATGGCAACGGATCCTGTATCGGCCTCTTTTACCAATAAAGGTAAATGGTGGTACGGAATCTTGATTGGTTTGATGTGTGTGTTAATTCGAGTGGTTAACCCAGCGTACCCTGAAGGTATGATGCTGGCGATTCTATTTGCAAACTTATTTGCACCACTGTTTGACCACGCTGTTATCGAGAAGAACATTAAGCGGAGACTAGCACGCTATGGCAAGTAAAAACGATAGCATTAAAAAAACGCTAGGTGTCGTTATTGGTTTGAGTCTAGTTTGTTCTGTCATCGTTTCGGTGGCGGCAGTTGGACTACGCGATAAGCAACAAGCTAATGCGGTACTGGATAAGCAAACAAAGATCGTAGAAGTTGCGCAGATCTCTGAACAAGGCACTGTTCAACAGTTGTTTAGTGATTATATCGAACCGCGTCTAGTGAACTTTGACACCGGTGAGTTTGTTGAAGGTGATGCGGCTGCATACGATCAACGCGCGGCGTCAAAAGATCCAGCTCAATCTCAACGACTTGCTGC from Vibrio rarus includes the following:
- a CDS encoding NADH:ubiquinone reductase (Na(+)-transporting) subunit B, with translation MLKKFIEDIEPHFEADGKWEKWYPLYEAAATVFYTPGTVTKTKSHVRDSVDLKRIMIMVWFAVFPAMFWGMYNTGNQAITALTFLHSGADLATLVAGNWHYWFTEMLGGTISADAGWGSKMLLGATYFLPIYATVFIVGGFWEVLFCIVRKHEVNEGFFVTSILFALIVPPTLPLWQAALGITFGVVVAKEIFGGTGRNFLNPALAGRAFLFFAYPAQISGDLVWTAADGFSGATALSQWAQGGNANLINNVTGQSISWMDAFIGNIPGSIGEVSTLFLMLGALMIVYMGIASWRIIAGVMIGMIATATLFNLIGSDTNAMFSMPWHWHLVLGGFAFGMFFMATDPVSASFTNKGKWWYGILIGLMCVLIRVVNPAYPEGMMLAILFANLFAPLFDHAVIEKNIKRRLARYGK